In the Pristis pectinata isolate sPriPec2 chromosome 34, sPriPec2.1.pri, whole genome shotgun sequence genome, GGGATCAGAAGGACATTCAGTAATCTACATGGGCTTCTAAAAGCAATCCAATAGTTTTAGTCATTCCTGATACAGTAAAACTGTTAATCTGACACGCTGTGAACTGTGAGGCTTGACTGGCTGATTTTCTAGGCTATTCTGTAATTCTGATTAATACCCAAACAcccttttaattcacattttagaTATACAGTGATATAAAGGACATTCTCAGTGAACCcgatgagtttcaagggagcgagAGAAATGGTGCCCCCGTGAGTTCAAAGGGAGTTCAGGAAGCatatctggtgagccagatgccaaaccattgggatttcaggATaaatcagatagcagattatcaagAGTTCTACTGTCAACTCTTTTTATATCTTATCAACGTATCAGCTTAtcatgtctctggattgttagtccttTATGTTCACCACCATGctgcttttaagataagataagataaaatctttattagtcacatgtacatggaaacacacagtgaaatacatcttttgtgaagtgatttttggggggcagcccgcaagtgtcgccacgcttctggcgctaacatagcatgcccataacttcctaacctgtatgtctttggaatgtgggaggaaaccggagcacccagaggaaacccacgcagacacgcggggaacgtacaaactccttacagacagtggccagatttgaacctgggtcacaggcgctgtaaagcattatgctaaccactatgctgccATACTTGCTTAGCCACTATTAGCAATACATCTTTCTGAGATtctcatatttatttttaaattcttccatggcCTTCCCTTTTCCCTGTATCGTATTACCTCCAACCCTATAACTCTTTAACATACATTCACTTCATCATTTACCCCAGTCATTTTGATTTTTCATCTCCTGTTGAAAGCAATGCTTTCAGTCACCAAGGTCGGAAACTATGGAATTCCCTTTAAAAAGGTGAAAGTCAGAAGTGTTCTTTAAAACCTAATTAATTGATGGGTCAACTGCCCTAAATGTTTTTGTGTCCTCAATGCCTTGAATTTTTTGTTTTATGCTCCTGTAAAACACCTTGATAATTGTTTAATCTTTCAGAATGTGTACATCCTTGTTTGACCATGAGGGTGATGAACGTGCTAGTGCAGTGCTGTTGGGTCGGGAGTTCCAAGTTTTAGCGCTAGCAAAGAAGAAAATGAATGATGAATATATTTCCAAGGCTGGGTGCCGTGTGACTTGGGAAAAGAATCTGCAGGTGTTGATGTACCCATGCAACTGCTTCCTTTGTCCTTGTAGTAGAGATCTTGGGTtttggagatgctgttggagtagtgtAAGCAAGtatctgcattgcattttgtagatggtgcccaCTGCAGATATGGCATGACAGTGTAGAGAGAATGAATATTCAAACCTCGTGGAAGGGTGCCAATTACGCAGGTTGCTTTATCTGCATGCTATCTAACTTCTGGAGTGTTGGCGAGTGGAGACTATTTTATCATGCTTTTGACGTGTGTTGAACacagtagaaaggctttggggtgtcaagagCCAAGTCACTCAACTCGGGATACCAAGCTTCTGATCTATTCTTGTAGTCAGTGTTTgtgtggctggtctagttgagtttctggtcagtagtgacccccccccccccccccccccccccccaaaattggTGGGGGAGTTCCGCAGTTTCTGACCTTATATTTATTGGCACTGTGACAGCTCTCGTACTAGAACTGGATGGCTCGAGAAGCAGCTCATTCTTGAGCATAAGTCTTCAATACTGCAGCTGAATCACTGTATTCAGTTCAATCAGCCTTTTCTTAATATCCTATGGGGTGGGGTGAATGGACTGAGGAGTGGCTTTTGTGGTGATAGGGTTCTCCAAGAATAACCAAGATGGATAATACATGTGGTACTTATGGCTAAGTTAATGATACTTCGTAAATACAaataactgctgaatatttctagcactgtATTTTAACTTATGGATGTCGTCATTGGAATTTATGTCTGTTTGAGAGGACCTCTGCAGCTTCACTTTAATGTCTCATCAAAAAATAGTCTTCTCTGACTCTGCAGTGTTCTgatgtgtcagcctagatttattCTTCAAGCCCACAACATTTTAACTCTGAGTATTTTACCTTTTGAGCCAAGGTTTATTCAAGAATCTTGTAGGGAAAAACAATTTCACAAACTTTATCTGCACATGAATACATATACTGTCTTTCTACTTCTCAATCTGCCCTTCTTTGTCATCTTCTCTTTGTCCTTCTCCACAATGTTCATTTATGACGTTCCAGCATGTTTGTTCGTGACCTTCCATCACGCCCAGTCCACTGCTTGGAGAAGAAATGGTAGTGGGTTGAGAAGGTACATGAAAGAGGATGTCCAGCTGCAAAATGGATTGCCTTCCATGTAGTCCAACTCCAGTCATGAGGGAATGTGGTTGCTAAATTAGGAGGTATTGGTAGGATGAAGTGCAAGCAAAGATTTGTAGGGTTTTTCAGAAGGGTATAAAATTTTTAACTCAATAATTCTGGTTTGAGTTAGGGAAGTGACTGGAGATGATTATTATGGAGTTTTGTCTATTTTTAGCAAGCAGTACACCTGAGAAAtgatttctgattttaaaatttaaaaacaagattcagcccaggaagcatctgtggaacaagaatTGGTTAATGATTTGGGtctgaaaccctttgtcagaactgatttCATTTATATTCATAAACTTATCTATTTACTTGCTAATTTGTATTCTCAGATTAAAATTTTATATCTGaagatgaaatattaatttgCAATAGCTTGAGAAGTGGGAGCTAGCTTGCAGTCTGGGTAGGAAATAGCAGATGGGTTTCTGAAAGGGAGTTGTGTCTGAGGTGAGAGCAAATGGAGTATAAGTCATCACTGTAGATTTTGAGCAGGGAATTATTAGTGTCAACAGAGCAGAAGTATAGGAGAGTTTCCAGCTTCAGCTGGAAAATGAGAGATGGGAAATAAGGGGTGTTGAGGCCAGGGAATTTATTGGTCTGACAATATCCTGTGATgattttgtgggaggaaaggacaaaCATAACAAAGTGGAAGATGAACTTACTGGGCTGGAAGTTGAACTGAGACTCTTTTGAAGTTAGGTGTTGAGAATCGTTGTTGGTGAGGGAAATGGAGAAGGAGGTGGCAAGGGTACAGGGTATAATACATGAGTAAAGGTGGCAGGGGTCATGTTCTCTTTTTGGAGCTTATCTTGGTCTTTGAGTGTGTATGTTACAGCACAACCAAATTTTAAGAGGCTGGGGAACTCGTAGATGAGTATAGGTGAATGGCTTGGCTCCAATCCTGAACATAATGAACATACAAGCCAAAGGAGTAGGGTCCTATGCCATGGGAATGTTTAAAAGAACCTGTTCATGTTTTCCACGGACCAAGAAAACTGATCATTCAATTGATTATCCTGGACCAGCTGCTGGATTTTGACATGTCAGTTTGTGAGCATCTGATTGTTTGAAAGCAGTAATAATTCGAATTCTGACCAGTTTTATAAATTCCTTGTGGCACTCGTAAATAGAATTAAAAGATTCTAACCTGGTTGGGTACAAGACTTAAGACTTTTTTGATTTTATAGGCCCTAGCCAATGAGCTGCCTACAATTACATTGCCCAACTTTCCCAAGTTAAGCTGCAATATAAAATGTTTTTGTGGTGTAATTTTGGCCAGAACATCAAGAATGGGGTGTGTGTTTATACTAGGGATTACTGGAAAAGTTGGGTAATCCTGACTTTCATGGCCTGGTTGGTACTCTGCTCTTAATTCAACCCCTCTAATTGTTTCCAAATAATAGATCATATAACCCAACGTGCTTGGTGTTCAATTTATTCTTCTAAGGCGTAAGTCCTATTTGGAACAACAGGAATTGGAATTGTATCTGATGTTTCAGTATTTAACTGGATAGTCCATGAACATTTCAGAAAGCtaattggagtattttgtgcacgTCAGTAAAAAGATAACTGAACTAAAAGTGTCAGAAGTTTAGCTGGATATTGCTGGAACCTTTTTATGACTAAGTGCATCTCTCTACAGCCACTAAGCCATTCAGAGTCTGAGCACTGCCATTTGGGTTCTTGTATTGATTGCCATGATGATCTTCATTGCAGAGACCCTGTCATTTTTGTGGAGAATGTTGTTATGTACACTGCTGCATTGTAGCATGGATTTGGGCTGCCTATATTAGTTGGATGATGTGACTAATGTGGACATCAAAGATTAATCAGTGAGATGGCTAGCAATGGGCATCAGTTGAGCAACCCAACTTTGAAGTAAGATCACTTCCATATTTCTAATGTTGTCCTTGCATTACCAGTGGCTGTCCTGGAAGGTTTCAGATGCAATTCAGTTGATGGCGCACAGACTTCCCCAAGTGGTTATGTAATGGCTTCCTGTGTTCATGGGTTCTGGCTGCTGCTTATCATCCACCTCTAAATACCTTCTGAACTGAATGCCTTGCTGGACAAGaggacagttaaaaatcaagcagGTTGCCATGTGCTTGGAATTGCAACCTGTCCTTGTAAAGACAGCAAAGTTTCTTCCCGAAAGATATTTGTGAACCATATATTGTAACAACCtttcttttgttgttttgtggttgcCATGATGGAGTTCAgtattttattcataatttattCATTTGCCATATTGAGATTTGATCTTGCCCTTCTTGATCAACAGTCCATCCCTTTGGATGTTAGTCCAGCAACTTTACTCTGTTACCCTAACCTGGATGACAGTTGGTATAAGGAAACAGCCCTCGTGCACCTTCAACCTTCTCTTGACTCACTGAAATTATTCCATTGTgtgcaatggaaaaacttttCCTAGTGCACTTATCTGACAAAGTAAGGGAGCAAGACTTCCCAGACAGCGAGTTTAtgaagtcatacaacacagaagcagaccctttgtcCCAGAGAGTCCATGCCAAGCATaaactacccatttacattaatcccatttttttttcattctccccactttGTCAAAGTCCTTACAGATTTGATCACATTCCTACTCACTAgtggcaatgtacagtggccaaataacctaccaaccaacatgtctttggggtgtaggagtttccagaggaaacctatgcagtcacagggagaatgtacgtactccacacagacggcatcagaggtcaggattggatctgggtctctggcactgggaggtagcagctctactagcatCGGTTCTACCAGTTCACGTTAAAACTCCAGAATATTATGGAGCAGAGTTAAAGCTGCTGGAGATATTCTGGGTTACCCTGTAATCCACAATAATTATGTAAACAAAAATGTAGTTTGGTCAGAAAGTGGGACATGTGGTAATGAAATTAATTAGTCAGTTAGCAAAAAAAAGTGCGCTAAATTAAATCTGATGGAAATGCTTACAACTGCAGTATTGCTTTGATTTCATTTTCTGTATCTCTTGTGGTAAAGGCCACATTACATTTATTTGTGCTTTATATCACGTTATTAAAAGTTGATCAGAGACCCATTGTTCACTTACAACTCAACACAATTTACTTGGATCATAAATTCCATCCTCGGTTCCGACTGAGCAAGTGTATCTCTTCACTCTTTAGTTCTGATTTTTGCATTCCATCGTTCAGAGCTATCAAAGCAGCCTGTAGTTCTTGTGGAACAGCTTTAAGGAAAACCAAGTCATCACTGCTCAAGAATTGAGCCTTTCAGTTCCCAGGCCCAGTTCAGGTATACAGTGAATTCATTCTGAGCTGTTAGTTAAGCTGTGATTTCGTTGTGTTGTTTGACAAGCGAAGCAAAGGTCCTCGTTGATTCTGATCTGTCAGCCAGTGCAGCTGGTTAATGTACTTCGTACTGATATTGTATTGCATCTCCTTTTAAAGGCAAACGGATGCAAGTTGAACTCTCCAAGAGTCGGCTGCGGATGCAACCTGGGATGGGCGAGAAAAACGGCTGTTTCcggtgtggtaaagaaggccacTGGTCTAAAGAGTGTCCCAAAGATCGTGTTGGCCTCGATGGCAGTTTTGATGGCAGCTTCTCACGCGATTTCCTAGATCCCTATTCGATGACCGCGCGGCCCATAGCTGGGTACGGAGAGCGCCCTCTATACGATGAGCGATTCGGGGTCGTTGATTACTACGAGAAGTATCGGGCTGGAGCGTACGGAGCGGTGGGAGATCCTTACGGACGGGCAACTCCATTCACGCCTCTCGGCACTTCCCTGCGAGATCGTATCCCTGGTGCGGTAAACCCATATGAGCGGCGGCCACTGGCGACTTCCTCTACCTATTACAGTCGCGACAGGAGCCCTCTACGACGTCAAGCATCCATGTCTGCTTTGAGCACTGGATATGGGTTCGAGCGCAGTGCAGTTTCTACAACGGTGTATGACCCTACAAATGCTGTGGCAAGGGATGCATACGCCACCGCCCAATACTCTGCTGCCCAGTACTCGGCTGCTCAGTACTCTGCCGCCCAGTACTCAGCTGCTCAATACTCTGCCGCCCAGTACTCGGCTGCTCAGTACTCTGCCACGCAGTACTCTGCTGCAGCTGCCACCGCCCCATACCCTGCTGCCCAGTACCCTGCATACTAATTTAAGGTGAGGATTGTTTATCTTTGATAATGCACTCTGTGTTGTCATTAGCAATAGAAACCTGAGCCTCGTTTGGGAGTCCATGTACATGAGTTACAATGCATTCATGTACTGTTTTCATACAGTCGCCAGGCTGCCATGTCACAGATTCCAGTTTTGGATATTGTGACCCTTGCAGAGGCTGCCATTATTGTGCCTGGGAGGCTCCAAAACACACTAATGACAAATCTACACAGTTATAGTTTGGGGTTGCTTGGTACAGATTCCCCACTCTCTTCCTTGCAATGTCAGAACTAGTAAGCGGAATGTTAAGAGCTGATGATTGAGATCCCACATGTCCACAGAGGCTCTACTGAGCCTTCACTTAGCTGCAACTGTACAGCTTACCACATTATATCCTTCCCTATCTGTTTATGACTCACGGTCTAATAGGCCATAGACTTGCTTGGTTATACCCAGCTGTGGTAACCACTCAGTAACTTCATCCTAGTTAATAAATCAGGCTGGATTAATCAACGTTGATTGCAGCACTGAAGTCCAAATAACAGTTCTAATTTTTGATGCCGCgtacatcctggagggattgtaaTCCATACTGCTTTAATGACACAATTGGCCTTTATTGTCCAGTCCCAAATCCATGCACATTTATTTATTCTTGCCTTGAGATGAAAAATTACAATGCAAACACATTGGCCTGTTTTGTAGGATGCCGTAAGATTAGAAAGAGTGAGGAAAATTTCGTAGTAATGGACTGGTGGCAGAAACTGTTTTAGAAATGAGAGAGAGGAGGAACTGATAGGAGAGGATCCTGCCTGATTTAAGCCTACGAGAGTTGGAGAGAGCACAAGAGAAGTTCAGAGCATCGGAGTGGGGAAGGAAAACTTATGAGTTAGTGCCTGAGAAAAGCAGCAGAGCATCTATGTTTTATGCTACTCCAGCAAGTTTATTGATTCTTCATAGATGAGGGATGCTTTCTGTCAGTATCCATGATCAGTGCATTTCAGTGCACCTTTCTCTGACTCCTGTAAAGGACTGCAAAGAGC is a window encoding:
- the LOC127585785 gene encoding RNA-binding protein 4B-like isoform X1, which produces MVKIFVGNLPRPTTAEEIRALFEKYGPVSECDLIKNYGFVHMKDRDAAKEAIENLHHYKLHGVCINVEASKSGSKSSTKLHVGNVGSGCTSQELQAKFEEYGTVLECDIVKDYAFVHMERSEDAMEAIRGLDGTEFKGKRMQVELSKSRLRMQPGMGEKNGCFRCGKEGHWSKECPKDRVGLDGSFDGSFSRDFLDPYSMTARPIAGYGERPLYDERFGVVDYYEKYRAGAYGAVGDPYGRATPFTPLGTSLRDRIPGAVNPYERRPLATSSTYYSRDRSPLRRQASMSALSTGYGFERSAVSTTVYDPTNAVARDAYATAQYSAAQYSAAQYSAAQYSAAQYSAAQYSAAQYSATQYSAAAATAPYPAAQYPAY